One Microplitis demolitor isolate Queensland-Clemson2020A chromosome 2, iyMicDemo2.1a, whole genome shotgun sequence DNA segment encodes these proteins:
- the LOC103579702 gene encoding GTPase Era, mitochondrial, producing the protein MLFTLERTILRIKPRVFRFYSVNANNASNDMSNNSYENYIIDESWEPKAIRSDDAKTLRVSILGLPNVGKSTLINQLVGRPICAASSKIQTTRKNSDAIYMENNTQLIFVDTPGLVTNRDMKKYDLEKTFKTDVDKAVAKSDIVGVVQDASHKFKADVIDERIMVVLKNLRVGIPTLLILNKVDKVKKKRKLLELVETLTSDQNWPNFSDIFMVSALNSDGVNDLRTYLLDSAKPRDWDYESTAISNDSPEIIIERAVRAKFMDALPKELPYAISVQLEHYSVLEDDSISAAVAITCPSDRISKLVMGKRGVRVRNVATSVEQELCQTFRTTVRLKIAIKFSQSKEESKVANYKSKKWIF; encoded by the exons atgttATTTACACTAGAGAGGACAATTTTACGGATAAAACCACGtgtttttcgtttttattcaGTGAATGCTAATAATGCCAGCAATGACATGTCAAATAATTCGTACGAGAATTATATTATAGATGAATCATGGGAACCTAAAGCAATTCGTAGTGATGATGCTAAAACTCTGCGAGTATCAATCCTCGGTCTACCCAATGTTGGAAAAAgtacattaattaatcaacttGTTGGTCGACca atatgcGCGGCatcttcaaaaattcaaacaacgAGAAAAAATTCCGATGCAATCTATATGGAAAATAATACACAACTTATATTTGTTGATACTCCGGGGTTGGTAACGAATCGTGATATGAAGAAATATGACTtagaaaaaacatttaaaacaGATGTCGACAAAGCCGTAGCAAAGTCTGACATTGTCGGTGTCGTACAAGATGcttcacataaatttaaagctgACGTTATTGATGAACGTATCATGGTGGTATTGAAAAATCTTCGAGTTGGAATTCCGACTCTATTAATACTCAATAAAGTTGATAAGGTCaagaaaaaacgaaaattattAGAGTTAGTCGAGACACTGACCAGCGATCAGAACTGGCCGAATTTTTCTGACATTTTTATGGTATCAGCATTGAACTCTGATGGAGTAAATGATTTacga actTATTTACTGGACTCAGCAAAACCCCGGGATTGGGATTATGAGTCGACCGCTATTTCAAATGATTCacctgaaataataattgaacgTGCAGTTCGTGCTAAATTCATGGATGCTTTGCCCAAGGAATTACCATACGCTATATCAGTTCAATTGGAACACTATTCCGTTTTGGAAGACGACAGTATCAGCGCAGCTGTTGCTATAACATGTCCGTCAGATCGAATTTCAAAGTTAGTTATGGGTAAAAGAGGCGTTCGCGTACGTAATGTTGCTACTTCAGTTGAACAGGAATTATGTCAAACTTTCAGGACAACTGTCAGATTAAAAATAGCCATTAAATTTTCCCAGAGTAAAGAGGAATCGAAAGTTGCTAATTATAAGAgcaaaaaatggattttttaa
- the LOC103579700 gene encoding sulfotransferase 1E1 yields the protein MNSLPKYKFLNEKKTKEMLEKFTGERTGWVQVGEKNWFFPHRYTEQGEGFYNFKARPDDTWVITYPRSGTTWTQELVWLLSNNLDFDTARKKLLAERFPFLEFSMFNHPEVTQEFIKLNEGDLEKQELCKKISLPGYKVLSELPSPRFIKSHFPLSLLPGILDVGCKIIYVARNPKDVAVSWYHLNRAIKTQGYQGNFEEFWNYFQDNLTPWSPYWEHLKEAWAQRDHPNLFFIFYEEMQQDFYKTADRVAEFLGKSYSDKEMYKLSEYLNIKNFRNNPMVNSSELRDCHIIDDESFVRNGQSGVWSNTFSLKLEAKADEWIKKNLQDTDLTFPYFNNNDISQIIKT from the exons ATGAATAGTTTAcctaagtataaatttttgaatgaaaaaaaaacgaaagagATGTTGGAAAAATTCACAGGGGAACGAACTGGATGGGTGCAAGttggtgaaaaaaattggTTCTTTCCTCATCGTTATACTGAGCAAGGAGAaggattttataatttcaaagcTAGACCGGATGACACTTGGGTGATTACTTATCCCAGATCag GAACCACATGGACTCAAGAACTTGTCTGGTTATTGAGTAATAATTTGGACTTTGATACCGcacgcaaaaaattattggctGAGCGTTTTCCATTTcttga atttagtaTGTTTAATCACCCGGAAGTTACgcaagaatttataaaattaaatgagggTGATTTAGAAAAACAAgagttatgtaaaaaaatttcattgccTGGATATAAAGTCTTGAGCGAACTGCCATCGCCTCGATTTATAAAATCACATTTTCCACTGAGTTTATTGCCCGGAATATTAGACGTCggttgtaaaataatttatgtcgCCCGCAACCCTAAGGATGTTGCTGTCTCTTGGTACCATTTGAACCGAGCTATAAAAACTCAAGGGTATCAAGGAAATTTCGAAGAGTTTTGGAATTATTTTCAAGACAAtctaa CACCCTGGAGTCCTTACTGGGAACATTTGAAAGAAGCCTGGGCTCAACGAGACCATccaaatttattctttatattttacgaAGAAATGCAACag gaCTTTTATAAAACCGCGGATCGAGTCGCGGAATTCCTTGGCAAGTCTTACAGCGATAAagaaatgtataaattatcagaataccttaatataaaaaatttccgtaaCAATCCGATGGTAAATTCTTCAGAATTACGTGATTGTCATATAATAGATGATGAAAGTTTTGTTAGAAATGGGCAAAGTGGCGTATGGAGTAACACATTCAGTCTGAAGCTTGAAGCTAAAGCAGACgagtggataaaaaaaaatttacaagataCAGATCTTACTTTtccttattttaataataatgacatttCTCAAATAATTAAGACATAA